In Dehalococcoidia bacterium, a genomic segment contains:
- the pyrE gene encoding orotate phosphoribosyltransferase translates to MSYASQEELLALAQALRERCFRRGEFRLTSGLAARYYYDGKQVTLHPRWAEIIGRLLLGPIVAWGAEAVGGMATGAIPIAMAVSLAAFHGQVRVLPVFYVREERKEHGVRDTVAGEELVRGLKVAIVEDVVTTGTSSLRAIRAVEEIGCRVVGVAALLERHEGGGDEIRRRGYPFFRLFYTDPEGNLHMA, encoded by the coding sequence GTGTCCTACGCCTCCCAGGAGGAGCTCCTGGCCCTGGCCCAGGCCCTGCGGGAGCGCTGCTTCCGCCGCGGAGAGTTCCGCCTCACCTCCGGCCTGGCGGCCCGTTACTACTACGATGGCAAGCAGGTGACCCTCCACCCCCGCTGGGCGGAGATCATCGGCCGCCTCCTCCTGGGCCCCATAGTGGCATGGGGAGCAGAGGCGGTGGGAGGCATGGCCACCGGTGCCATCCCCATCGCCATGGCTGTCTCCCTAGCCGCCTTCCATGGCCAGGTTAGGGTGCTGCCCGTCTTCTACGTGCGCGAAGAGCGGAAGGAGCATGGGGTGCGGGACACAGTGGCCGGCGAGGAGCTGGTAAGAGGGCTGAAGGTGGCCATCGTGGAGGATGTGGTGACCACTGGCACCTCCTCCCTGCGGGCCATCAGGGCCGTGGAGGAGATAGGGTGCCGAGTGGTGGGGGTGGCCGCTCTGCTAGAGCGCCACGAAGGGGGTGGGGACGAGATCAGGCGCCGCGGCTACCCCTTCTTCCGCCTGTTCTATACTGACCCCGAGGGCAACCTGCATATGGCCTAG
- a CDS encoding leucyl aminopeptidase — translation MEIRVEAGDITQLKADAIVVGLFEGIKTPGGATAAVDRAMDGAISRLIEDSEIKGKEGEVTVIHTLGRMPAARVAVVGLGKQEQFSLQKVRDVTATALRHLRRLSCQRVASVVLGAGAGGLEPQQCAQAMAEGAIMGLYRFRRYKADEDEREVQELTLVEMQQERLEALRRGVELGIILAQAANHARDLANEPANILTPVEMAQRAQQLAHDAGLECEVWEEGRIREMGMGALLGVAAGSTQPPRLIIMRYRGRPDSPKAVGLLGKGITFDSGGISLKPAQGMEEMKGDMSGAAAVIACMWALGKLRPPINVTAILPVAENMPSGSAIRPGDILRARNGKTIEVINTDAEGRLILADAICYARELGLSPLIDVATLTGAMAIALGPAATGFFANDDALAQRIMEAAERSGERMWRFPIIQEYRESLRSDVADIKNVGDRYGGAISAAEFLRFFVEETPWAHIDMAPTDNVDRDKGIWVKGATGIPARTLVHLLLQMAQEG, via the coding sequence TTGGAGATACGTGTAGAGGCAGGAGACATCACCCAGCTGAAAGCCGATGCCATCGTGGTAGGGCTCTTCGAGGGGATAAAGACGCCCGGTGGCGCCACGGCGGCTGTGGACCGGGCCATGGACGGGGCCATCTCTCGCCTCATAGAGGACAGCGAGATCAAGGGCAAGGAGGGGGAGGTGACGGTCATCCACACCCTGGGCCGCATGCCCGCTGCCCGGGTGGCGGTAGTGGGCCTGGGCAAGCAGGAACAGTTCTCCCTCCAGAAGGTGCGGGACGTCACGGCCACCGCCCTCCGCCATCTGCGTCGCCTGAGCTGCCAGAGGGTGGCCTCCGTGGTGCTGGGCGCTGGGGCGGGAGGGCTGGAACCCCAGCAGTGCGCCCAGGCCATGGCCGAGGGGGCCATCATGGGCCTCTACCGCTTCCGTCGCTACAAGGCAGACGAGGACGAGAGGGAGGTGCAGGAGCTGACGCTAGTAGAGATGCAGCAGGAGCGGCTGGAGGCCCTGCGCCGGGGCGTGGAGCTGGGCATCATCCTGGCACAAGCCGCCAACCACGCCCGTGACCTAGCCAATGAGCCGGCCAACATCCTCACCCCTGTGGAGATGGCCCAGCGGGCCCAGCAGCTAGCCCATGATGCCGGCCTGGAGTGCGAGGTTTGGGAGGAAGGGCGCATCCGGGAGATGGGCATGGGGGCCCTCTTGGGGGTGGCGGCGGGCTCCACCCAGCCCCCCCGCCTCATCATCATGCGTTACCGTGGGCGCCCCGACTCGCCAAAGGCGGTGGGCCTCTTGGGCAAGGGCATCACCTTCGACTCAGGTGGCATCTCTTTGAAGCCCGCCCAGGGCATGGAGGAGATGAAGGGGGATATGTCAGGGGCAGCGGCCGTCATCGCCTGTATGTGGGCCCTGGGGAAGCTACGCCCACCCATCAACGTCACCGCCATCCTGCCCGTGGCCGAGAACATGCCCTCTGGCTCGGCCATCAGGCCCGGCGATATCTTGCGCGCCCGCAATGGCAAGACCATCGAGGTCATCAACACCGATGCCGAGGGTAGGCTCATTCTAGCCGATGCCATCTGTTACGCCCGCGAGCTGGGCCTCTCGCCCCTTATAGATGTGGCCACCCTCACGGGAGCCATGGCCATCGCCCTGGGCCCGGCGGCCACCGGCTTCTTCGCCAACGACGATGCCCTGGCCCAGCGCATCATGGAGGCGGCGGAGAGGAGCGGGGAGCGCATGTGGCGCTTCCCCATCATCCAGGAGTACCGGGAGAGCCTGCGCAGCGACGTGGCCGACATCAAGAACGTGGGCGACCGCTACGGCGGGGCCATATCGGCCGCCGAGTTCCTCCGCTTCTTCGTAGAGGAGACCCCCTGGGCCCACATCGACATGGCCCCCACCGATAATGTGGACCGGGACAAGGGGATCTGGGTGAAGGGGGCTACTGGCATCCCCGCCCGCACCTTGGTGCACCTGCTCCTGCAGATGGCTCAGGAGGGGTGA
- a CDS encoding phosphatase PAP2 family protein, whose translation MGRVSFLWRRLTSPFQRRDLLEAGLVAAGFLAYFGVRGAVIDRPATAYWNARDIIELARSLGIFWEYEVHKALLGNLFLVQAMNIIYFWLHFPLIIVFGIWCYYRRRSHYTRLRDAFLASGAISLIVYWLYPVAPPRALPELAARFEPNAPEYVRGFVDTMQVYLGYAYQTQETGAFVNPYAAMPSLHFGWDMLLGMGIIWVFWRTRLRWVAVPVGLFLPISQVFAITVTANHFFLDALAGAVVSALGVPISVALHRWAYPRLGEWVGKIPWPKLRRFLLPEAAPGEGRVPPKASPGAGGQR comes from the coding sequence ATGGGAAGGGTGTCCTTTCTTTGGCGGAGGCTCACCAGCCCCTTTCAGCGCCGTGACCTGTTGGAAGCGGGGCTGGTGGCGGCTGGCTTCCTGGCCTATTTCGGTGTGCGGGGTGCGGTCATCGACCGCCCGGCGACCGCCTATTGGAACGCTCGGGACATCATAGAGCTGGCGCGCTCCTTGGGCATCTTCTGGGAGTATGAGGTGCATAAGGCCCTTTTGGGGAACCTGTTCCTCGTCCAGGCCATGAACATCATCTATTTCTGGCTCCACTTTCCCCTCATCATCGTCTTTGGCATCTGGTGCTATTACCGCCGGCGCTCCCATTACACACGGTTGCGGGACGCTTTTCTCGCCTCGGGGGCCATATCCCTCATCGTATATTGGCTTTACCCGGTGGCCCCGCCGCGGGCCCTGCCCGAGCTGGCCGCCCGCTTTGAACCCAACGCCCCGGAATATGTGCGAGGCTTTGTGGACACCATGCAGGTCTACTTGGGCTACGCCTACCAGACACAGGAGACAGGGGCCTTCGTCAACCCCTATGCCGCCATGCCCAGCCTCCACTTCGGCTGGGACATGCTCCTGGGGATGGGGATCATCTGGGTGTTCTGGCGGACGAGGCTGCGGTGGGTGGCGGTGCCTGTGGGGCTCTTTTTGCCCATCTCCCAGGTTTTCGCCATCACCGTCACTGCCAACCACTTCTTCTTGGACGCCCTGGCCGGGGCGGTGGTATCAGCCCTGGGGGTGCCCATATCGGTGGCCCTGCATCGCTGGGCATATCCCCGGCTAGGGGAGTGGGTGGGCAAGATCCCCTGGCCCAAATTACGGAGGTTCCTCCTGCCGGAGGCCGCACCTGGGGAGGGACGTGTGCCCCCTAAAGCTTCGCCAGGAGCTGGCGGGCAGCGTTGA
- a CDS encoding FAD-dependent oxidoreductase, translating to MAQQRLVIVGGDAAGMSAAANARRRRSPQQLEIIVFEKGPFVSYAACGIPYYLGREIEEPDRLVVRWPQDYARMGIEVHLHHQVQKVDLQSRRVLVEDLQTGKERWEPFDHLLLATGAVPIRPPLPGMDAQGVFGVNSLHEAIELHRYLEATGAKRAVIVGGGYIGLEMAEALCHRGLEVSLVEKEEQVMLTLDPDMAAPIAEALRHLGVAVYLGEPLQGLEVSNGRVQAVVTAARTIPADVVVLGLGVRPNSDLARDADIPLGERGAIVVNERMQTPREGVWAAGDCAQTFHLVSRRPFWLALGTVANKQGRVAGINLGGGYATFPGVVGTAITKVCHLEVARTGLQERELRALGWEWIAARIEDRTRAHYYPGAAPITVKLLAEKGTGVLLGGQIVGHEGAGKRIDVIATALHAGMTVHQLVNLDLAYAPPFSPVWDPILNAARQLLAKL from the coding sequence ATGGCCCAGCAGCGGCTGGTGATAGTAGGGGGCGACGCCGCTGGGATGAGCGCTGCGGCCAACGCCCGCCGTCGACGCAGCCCCCAGCAGTTGGAGATCATCGTCTTCGAGAAGGGGCCTTTCGTCTCCTATGCCGCCTGTGGCATCCCCTATTACCTGGGCCGGGAGATAGAAGAGCCCGATAGGCTGGTCGTCCGTTGGCCCCAGGACTACGCCCGCATGGGCATTGAGGTGCACCTGCACCATCAAGTGCAAAAGGTGGACCTGCAGAGCCGTCGCGTGCTGGTGGAGGACCTGCAGACGGGAAAGGAGCGCTGGGAGCCCTTCGACCATCTGCTGCTGGCCACAGGGGCGGTGCCCATACGCCCTCCCCTGCCAGGCATGGATGCCCAAGGGGTCTTTGGTGTCAACTCCCTGCACGAGGCCATAGAGCTCCATCGCTATCTGGAGGCGACGGGGGCCAAGAGGGCCGTCATCGTGGGAGGGGGGTACATCGGCCTGGAGATGGCCGAGGCCCTCTGCCACCGCGGCCTGGAGGTCTCCCTGGTGGAGAAGGAGGAGCAGGTGATGCTCACCCTGGACCCAGATATGGCCGCCCCCATCGCCGAGGCCCTCCGCCATCTAGGGGTGGCCGTGTACCTGGGGGAGCCGTTGCAAGGGCTGGAGGTGAGCAATGGCCGCGTGCAGGCGGTGGTCACCGCCGCCCGCACCATCCCCGCCGATGTGGTGGTCCTGGGCCTGGGGGTGAGGCCCAACTCTGACCTAGCCCGCGACGCCGACATCCCCCTGGGGGAGAGGGGGGCCATAGTGGTCAACGAGCGCATGCAGACGCCCCGCGAGGGGGTATGGGCAGCCGGTGACTGTGCCCAAACCTTCCACCTAGTCTCTCGCCGCCCCTTCTGGTTGGCCCTAGGCACGGTGGCCAACAAGCAGGGCAGGGTGGCGGGCATCAACCTGGGGGGCGGCTATGCCACCTTCCCCGGCGTGGTGGGCACGGCCATCACCAAGGTCTGCCATCTGGAGGTGGCCCGCACCGGCCTGCAGGAGAGGGAACTGCGGGCCCTCGGCTGGGAATGGATAGCCGCCAGGATAGAGGACAGGACCAGGGCCCACTATTACCCTGGCGCCGCCCCCATCACCGTCAAGCTCCTGGCCGAGAAGGGCACGGGCGTCCTCCTCGGAGGCCAGATCGTGGGCCACGAAGGGGCGGGCAAACGCATCGACGTCATCGCCACCGCTCTCCACGCCGGCATGACGGTGCACCAGTTGGTGAACCTAGACCTGGCCTACGCCCCGCCCTTCTCGCCAGTCTGGGACCCCATCCTCAACGCTGCCCGCCAGCTCCTGGCGAAGCTTTAG